Proteins encoded within one genomic window of Ranitomeya variabilis isolate aRanVar5 chromosome 4, aRanVar5.hap1, whole genome shotgun sequence:
- the LOC143766110 gene encoding nuclear factor 7, brain-like isoform X3, producing the protein MDSTDLRNEMTCCICLNLYTDPVTLICGHNFCRECIDNVLDSQVMLVGYSCPQCRARFRERPTLQRNTTLGNIADHFHSQEERQTLCVYCIQTPMVASKSCLTCEVSLCDVHLAVHSKQPDHVLIEPTISYRSRKCCHHSKNLLFYCAEDAQCLCVSCLPAENERGHEISLINDAYRKKKEKLKFIQARVLQEREKIEKQVQRLQDHLKSTTEKAAGIVEKVSVQFQDIRMKQDIAKSRILDEIPKQQEQVSLQVSNLIQQLDNKRDSLSCKLTAIEKLCHMTDPLLYLQADKGDLMLHSDESLKELEVPYLSEDLLISTLNSDLANIMFNLHKGYYVQEASGLLLDVSTAANDVHISDDLTTASWSNVHQHRPKTPKRFAIRRVLSTTGFSTGRLYWDVEVSKEGGWRVGMAYPSISRSGKSSLIGNNKKSWGLRSFNKQYSVKHNAKEIPLACRPSCYKVRIYLDYAAGLLSFYELGDSMRHLYTYNTTFTEALYPVIVVWANAWVRVLK; encoded by the coding sequence ATGGATTCTACGGATTTGAGAAATGAAATGACTTGTTGCATCTGCCTGAACCTCTACACCGATCCTGTAACATTAATATgcggacacaacttctgccgggaATGTATCGACAATGTGTTGGATTCACAGGTGATGCTCGTTGGTTACAGCTGCCCTCAATGCAGAGCGCGGTTTCGGGAACGCCCTACACTTCAGAGGAACACCACGCTGGGTAACATAGCCGACCATTTCCATTCTCAGGAAGAACGTCAGACACTCTGTGTGTACTGTATCCAAACACCGATGGTGGCTTCCAAATCATGTCTGACGTGTGAAGTTTCCCTATGTGATGTTCACCTCGCCGTACACAGCAAGCAACCAGATCACGTCTTAATCGAACCAACAATCTCCTACAGGAGCAGAAAATGCTGCCACCACAGCAAGAACCTCTTATTTTACTGTGCTGAGGATGCCCAGTGTTTATGTGTCTCCTGCTTGCCTGCAGAGAATGAGCGGGGACATGAAATCTCTTTAATAAATGATGCCTATAGgaagaaaaaggaaaaactgaagttTATTCAAGCCCGTGTCCTCCAAGAAAGGGAGAAGATTGAAAAGCAAGTCCAGCGTCTCCAGGACCATTTAAAAAGCACCACAGAAAAGGCAGCAGGTATTGTGGAGAAAGTCAGTGTCCAGTTTCAAGACATCAGGATGAAGCAGGATATCGCGAAGAGCCGTATACTGGACGAGATCCCGAAGCAACAGGAGCAGGTGTCACTGCAGGTCTCCAATCTGATCCAACAGCTGGATAATAAGAGGGACAGTCTGTCCTGTAAGCTGACTGCTATAGAGAAGCTATGCCACATGACCGATCCTCTACTTTACCTACAAGCTGACAAAGGTGATTTGATGTTGCATAGCGATGAAAGCCTAAAAGAGCTGGAAGTTCCTTACCTGTCTGAAGATCTGCTCATTAGCACCCTGAACTCTGACCTGGCGAACATAATGTTTAACCTTCACAAAGGTTATTATGTTCAGGAGGCATCTGGCCTATTACTGGACGTGAGCACTGCTGCTAACGACGTGCACATCTCGGATGACCTGACCACCGCTTCCTGGTCAAATGTACATCAGCATCGTCCCAAAACCCCAAAGAGATTTGCCATTCGTAGAGTTTTGAGCACGACTGGATTTTCTACAGGAAGACTTTACTGGGACGTAGAAGTCAGTAAGGAGGGAGGATGGAGAGTGGGGATGGCTTATCCCAGCATAAGTAGAAGTGGAAAATCTTCTCTCATTGGAAATAATAAAAAGTCGTGGGGTCTGCGCAGCTTTAATAAACAGTATTCCGTAAAACACAATGCGAAAGAAATTCCATTAGCCTGTCGTCCTTCCTGCTACAAAGTGAGGATATATCTGGATTATGCAGCTGGACTGCTGTCTTTTTACGAGCTGGGTGACTCAATGAGACATTTGTATACATACAATACCACCTTCACTGAGGCACTGTACCCGGTGATTGTTGTGTGGGCCAATGCTTGGGTGAGGGTCTTAAAATAG
- the LOC143766110 gene encoding nuclear factor 7, brain-like isoform X2, which yields MGRNLLISVESRVRKKKKLPPAQKLSVYVLNHHTAMDSTDLRNEMTCCICLNLYTDPVTLICGHNFCRECIDNVLDSQVMLVGYSCPQCRARFRERPTLQRNTTLGNIADHFHSQEERQTLCVYCIQTPMVASKSCLTCEVSLCDVHLAVHSKQPDHVLIEPTISYRSRKCCHHSKNLLFYCAEDAQCLCVSCLPAENERGHEISLINDAYRKKKEKLKFIQARVLQEREKIEKQVQRLQDHLKSTTEKAAGIVEKVSVQFQDIRMKQDIAKSRILDEIPKQQEQVSLQVSNLIQQLDNKRDSLSCKLTAIEKLCHMTDPLLYLQADKGDLMLHSDESLKELEVPYLSEDLLISTLNSDLANIMFNLHKGYYVQEASGLLLDVSTAANDVHISDDLTTASWSNVHQHRPKTPKRFAIRRVLSTTGFSTGRLYWDVEVSKEGGWRVGMAYPSISRSGKSSLIGNNKKSWGLRSFNKQYSVKHNAKEIPLACRPSCYKVRIYLDYAAGLLSFYELGDSMRHLYTYNTTFTEALYPVIVVWANAWVRVLK from the exons ATGGGAAGAAATCTGCTAATCAGTGTTGAG AGTCgcgtacgaaaaaaaaaaaaactccctccTGCACAGAAGCTTTCAGTCTACGTCCTCAATCACCATACAGCAATGGATTCTACGGATTTGAGAAATGAAATGACTTGTTGCATCTGCCTGAACCTCTACACCGATCCTGTAACATTAATATgcggacacaacttctgccgggaATGTATCGACAATGTGTTGGATTCACAGGTGATGCTCGTTGGTTACAGCTGCCCTCAATGCAGAGCGCGGTTTCGGGAACGCCCTACACTTCAGAGGAACACCACGCTGGGTAACATAGCCGACCATTTCCATTCTCAGGAAGAACGTCAGACACTCTGTGTGTACTGTATCCAAACACCGATGGTGGCTTCCAAATCATGTCTGACGTGTGAAGTTTCCCTATGTGATGTTCACCTCGCCGTACACAGCAAGCAACCAGATCACGTCTTAATCGAACCAACAATCTCCTACAGGAGCAGAAAATGCTGCCACCACAGCAAGAACCTCTTATTTTACTGTGCTGAGGATGCCCAGTGTTTATGTGTCTCCTGCTTGCCTGCAGAGAATGAGCGGGGACATGAAATCTCTTTAATAAATGATGCCTATAGgaagaaaaaggaaaaactgaagttTATTCAAGCCCGTGTCCTCCAAGAAAGGGAGAAGATTGAAAAGCAAGTCCAGCGTCTCCAGGACCATTTAAAAAGCACCACAGAAAAGGCAGCAGGTATTGTGGAGAAAGTCAGTGTCCAGTTTCAAGACATCAGGATGAAGCAGGATATCGCGAAGAGCCGTATACTGGACGAGATCCCGAAGCAACAGGAGCAGGTGTCACTGCAGGTCTCCAATCTGATCCAACAGCTGGATAATAAGAGGGACAGTCTGTCCTGTAAGCTGACTGCTATAGAGAAGCTATGCCACATGACCGATCCTCTACTTTACCTACAAGCTGACAAAGGTGATTTGATGTTGCATAGCGATGAAAGCCTAAAAGAGCTGGAAGTTCCTTACCTGTCTGAAGATCTGCTCATTAGCACCCTGAACTCTGACCTGGCGAACATAATGTTTAACCTTCACAAAGGTTATTATGTTCAGGAGGCATCTGGCCTATTACTGGACGTGAGCACTGCTGCTAACGACGTGCACATCTCGGATGACCTGACCACCGCTTCCTGGTCAAATGTACATCAGCATCGTCCCAAAACCCCAAAGAGATTTGCCATTCGTAGAGTTTTGAGCACGACTGGATTTTCTACAGGAAGACTTTACTGGGACGTAGAAGTCAGTAAGGAGGGAGGATGGAGAGTGGGGATGGCTTATCCCAGCATAAGTAGAAGTGGAAAATCTTCTCTCATTGGAAATAATAAAAAGTCGTGGGGTCTGCGCAGCTTTAATAAACAGTATTCCGTAAAACACAATGCGAAAGAAATTCCATTAGCCTGTCGTCCTTCCTGCTACAAAGTGAGGATATATCTGGATTATGCAGCTGGACTGCTGTCTTTTTACGAGCTGGGTGACTCAATGAGACATTTGTATACATACAATACCACCTTCACTGAGGCACTGTACCCGGTGATTGTTGTGTGGGCCAATGCTTGGGTGAGGGTCTTAAAATAG
- the LOC143766111 gene encoding E3 ubiquitin-protein ligase TRIM39-like: protein MASADLADTLICSACLTICKEPIRLRCGHKFCQECMDVQNTLEESGDHICPECSVEFPEQQPSPKTQPVSENEDIFSTDCTFSPLQAAISCLTREASLCDNHLRGDSMSEEHVFTKLNFTCSSPKTALTHYCSEEESCICVICSGAEEYEGHQVEPLMEALDKRKENLRNVLEKLSEKKKSVEVRVEDLQKYLTEAQEKAFGLSESVVALFRDIRRQLDALEHKALKDISNQEEQVRTSVCSLIQELEMKISNLSRDIKDMEELGTMTEPLPVFHRWESVKHDLRGVEELLNHDRCDLDVGLISATLHTALSDIVTSRKMGFYVEQTPDIVLDLNTASDDIYITGDLKSASGSESKQNRPKIPERFQYNQVLSARSFSSGRHFLEVETCPTGNWRLGITYPSIARKGYHSLIGHSDKSWGLCRYLNQYFVIHYRRVIPVPHKPSSQRVGIYLDYEAGQIRFYELCDPIRHLYTYTTTFNEGLHLILGVYTGWVRIRS, encoded by the coding sequence ATGGCGTCTGCTGATCTGGCAGATACGCTCATCTGCTCCGCTTGTCTCACCATCTGCAAGGAACCCATAaggctgagatgtggacacaagtTCTGCCAGGAGTGTATGGATGTGCAGAACACCCTGGAGGAATCTGGAGATCATATCTGTCCAGAGTGCAGTGTGGAGTTTCCAGAACAACAGCCGTCCCCGAAGACACAGCCCGTGAGTGAAAATGAGGATATCTTCAgtacagattgcacattttctcctCTACAAGCAGCTATATCCTGTTTGACTCGTGAAGCTTCACTATGTGATAACCACTTGAGAGGCGACAGTATGTCAGAGGAGCACGTCTTCACTAAACTCAACTTCACGTGTTCCTCTCCCAAAACTGCCCTCACACATTATTGCTCTGAAGAGGAGTCTTGCATCTGCGTCATCTGCTCTGGTGCTGAGGAATACGAAGGACATCAAGTGGAGCCATTGATGGAAGCTTTAGACAAGAGAAAGGAAAACCTAAGAAATGTTCTCGAGAAACTATCCgaaaaaaaaaagtctgtagaGGTAAGAGTAGAGGACTTACAAAAATATCTAACGGAAGCCCAGGAAAAAGCTTTCGGACTATCAGAGAGTGTTGTTGCATTGTTCAGAGACATCAGAAGACAGCTGGATGCCCTAGAACACAAAGCCCTAAAGGACATCTCCAACCAGGAGGAGCAGGTCAGGACATCAGTCTGTAGTCTCATCCAGGAGCTGGAAATGAAGATATCTAATCTGTCCAGAGATATAAAGGACATGGAGGAGCTGGGTACCATGACGGAGCCTTTGCCGGTCTTTCATAGATGGGAGTCAGTCAAACATGACCTTCGGGGTGTTGAGGAGCTCCTTAATCATGACAGGTGTGATCTGGATGTAGGCCTGATTTCGGCAACACTACACACAGCCCTTTCGGATATCGTTACAAGTAGGAAAATGGGTTTTTATGTCGAGCAGACACCGGACATTGTGCTGGACCTTAACACGGCGTCTGACGACATATATATTACTGGGGACCTTAAAAGTGCATCTGGATCAGAGTCCAAGCAGAACCGCCCAAAAATACCAGAGAGGTTTCAGTACAACCAGGTTTTAAGTGCCAGGAGTTTCTCTTCTGGTCGACATTTTTTGGAAGTGGAGACCTGTCCCACCGGGAATTGGAGGCTGGGAATTACATATCCCAGCATTGCCAGGAAAGGCTACCACTCGCTTATTGGACATAGTGATAAGTCTTGGGGTCTGTGCAGGTACTTGAATCAATATTTTGTCATACACTACAGAAGGGTCATCCCTGTTCCCCACAAGCCGTCTTCTCAGAGGGTGGGGATATACCTGGATTACGAGGCTGGACAAATTCGTTTTTATGAGTTGTGTGATCCAATAAGACACCTGTATACATACACCACCACCTTTAATGAAGGTCTCCATCTTATACTTGGTGTGTATACAGGCTGGGTAAGGATTAGAAGCTAG
- the LOC143766110 gene encoding nuclear factor 7, brain-like isoform X1 produces MFWPPCWSFMTEAFTAICVHRLFFFCEEKLPQSRVRKKKKLPPAQKLSVYVLNHHTAMDSTDLRNEMTCCICLNLYTDPVTLICGHNFCRECIDNVLDSQVMLVGYSCPQCRARFRERPTLQRNTTLGNIADHFHSQEERQTLCVYCIQTPMVASKSCLTCEVSLCDVHLAVHSKQPDHVLIEPTISYRSRKCCHHSKNLLFYCAEDAQCLCVSCLPAENERGHEISLINDAYRKKKEKLKFIQARVLQEREKIEKQVQRLQDHLKSTTEKAAGIVEKVSVQFQDIRMKQDIAKSRILDEIPKQQEQVSLQVSNLIQQLDNKRDSLSCKLTAIEKLCHMTDPLLYLQADKGDLMLHSDESLKELEVPYLSEDLLISTLNSDLANIMFNLHKGYYVQEASGLLLDVSTAANDVHISDDLTTASWSNVHQHRPKTPKRFAIRRVLSTTGFSTGRLYWDVEVSKEGGWRVGMAYPSISRSGKSSLIGNNKKSWGLRSFNKQYSVKHNAKEIPLACRPSCYKVRIYLDYAAGLLSFYELGDSMRHLYTYNTTFTEALYPVIVVWANAWVRVLK; encoded by the exons ATGTTCTGGCCTCCATGTTGGAGTTTTATGACTGAAGCCTTCACTGCTATTTGTGTCCACCGTCTTTTTTTCTTCTGTGAGGAAAAATTACCTCAG AGTCgcgtacgaaaaaaaaaaaaactccctccTGCACAGAAGCTTTCAGTCTACGTCCTCAATCACCATACAGCAATGGATTCTACGGATTTGAGAAATGAAATGACTTGTTGCATCTGCCTGAACCTCTACACCGATCCTGTAACATTAATATgcggacacaacttctgccgggaATGTATCGACAATGTGTTGGATTCACAGGTGATGCTCGTTGGTTACAGCTGCCCTCAATGCAGAGCGCGGTTTCGGGAACGCCCTACACTTCAGAGGAACACCACGCTGGGTAACATAGCCGACCATTTCCATTCTCAGGAAGAACGTCAGACACTCTGTGTGTACTGTATCCAAACACCGATGGTGGCTTCCAAATCATGTCTGACGTGTGAAGTTTCCCTATGTGATGTTCACCTCGCCGTACACAGCAAGCAACCAGATCACGTCTTAATCGAACCAACAATCTCCTACAGGAGCAGAAAATGCTGCCACCACAGCAAGAACCTCTTATTTTACTGTGCTGAGGATGCCCAGTGTTTATGTGTCTCCTGCTTGCCTGCAGAGAATGAGCGGGGACATGAAATCTCTTTAATAAATGATGCCTATAGgaagaaaaaggaaaaactgaagttTATTCAAGCCCGTGTCCTCCAAGAAAGGGAGAAGATTGAAAAGCAAGTCCAGCGTCTCCAGGACCATTTAAAAAGCACCACAGAAAAGGCAGCAGGTATTGTGGAGAAAGTCAGTGTCCAGTTTCAAGACATCAGGATGAAGCAGGATATCGCGAAGAGCCGTATACTGGACGAGATCCCGAAGCAACAGGAGCAGGTGTCACTGCAGGTCTCCAATCTGATCCAACAGCTGGATAATAAGAGGGACAGTCTGTCCTGTAAGCTGACTGCTATAGAGAAGCTATGCCACATGACCGATCCTCTACTTTACCTACAAGCTGACAAAGGTGATTTGATGTTGCATAGCGATGAAAGCCTAAAAGAGCTGGAAGTTCCTTACCTGTCTGAAGATCTGCTCATTAGCACCCTGAACTCTGACCTGGCGAACATAATGTTTAACCTTCACAAAGGTTATTATGTTCAGGAGGCATCTGGCCTATTACTGGACGTGAGCACTGCTGCTAACGACGTGCACATCTCGGATGACCTGACCACCGCTTCCTGGTCAAATGTACATCAGCATCGTCCCAAAACCCCAAAGAGATTTGCCATTCGTAGAGTTTTGAGCACGACTGGATTTTCTACAGGAAGACTTTACTGGGACGTAGAAGTCAGTAAGGAGGGAGGATGGAGAGTGGGGATGGCTTATCCCAGCATAAGTAGAAGTGGAAAATCTTCTCTCATTGGAAATAATAAAAAGTCGTGGGGTCTGCGCAGCTTTAATAAACAGTATTCCGTAAAACACAATGCGAAAGAAATTCCATTAGCCTGTCGTCCTTCCTGCTACAAAGTGAGGATATATCTGGATTATGCAGCTGGACTGCTGTCTTTTTACGAGCTGGGTGACTCAATGAGACATTTGTATACATACAATACCACCTTCACTGAGGCACTGTACCCGGTGATTGTTGTGTGGGCCAATGCTTGGGTGAGGGTCTTAAAATAG